GATATCTTGTTTTACAGTGAAGTCCCGTGGGGTAATGGCAATCCTGATGGACTCTGGATCCATCGATAGCGGTTCGACTCCGCTCGGGACTATCTCCCCATAACACCCCATCGAAACCTATTTATGTCCAGCTCCACCACCTATTAACCATCAGCTAGTCCCGTGGGGTAGTGGTAATCCTGCTGGGCTTTGGACCCGGCGACAGCGGTTCGACTCCGCTCGGGACTATTCATCAACCTTTCTCAGGGTTTTAGAGATGTTCAGCCTCCTTTTAATCGGTGTTAACACACGGCCTGTTGCTGAGTCAGCCTTCCGCCTCGGCTACCAGGTCATCTCTGCAAGCTATTACTGCACCGCTGACTTCAGATCCTACACCAGGAGGCGGTGTATGCTGAAGCAGGAGCCCGGCAGGAGCTGCGGGAGGTTCCATGAGGAATTTAGCACGGAACGGCTCCTTGAGATTTCATCGGACCTCATAGATGAGGCCGATGGTATAATACCCCTCACGGGAGCGCCGGAACTCCCCTGGAAGAAGGTGATGGGCAACACCAGGACGGATCATGTGGAGGACAAGTACCGGTTCTACAGGAAGATAAGGGGCTCCTACCTCACCCCCGAGACGCACCTCCTGAGGGACCCTGGGGAGGCTGCTGAGATGGTCTCACCTGATAAGAGATACATCATTAAACCCGTCAGGGGGGCTGGGGGCTTTGGAGTCACGGACCTCCAGGAGTGTGGGGGCGAATTCCTCCTTCAGGAGTACATTGAGGGCGTGCCTGTAAGCGCATCCGTACTCTCAACAGGCCAGGAGGCGGTGACCGTCCTTACAAGCAAGCAGATCATCGACAGGGGGGTGCCGGGCTTTGAGGGTCAGTTCATATATGCCGGTAACATGACCCCCGGGCCTCTAGGTGAGATTGAATCCCTTGCCGAGGACCTTATCCTTGACTTCTCACTGCGCGGCTCAAATGGCGTGGACTTCATCCTGAGGGATGGTGAACTCTACGTTATAGAGGTGAACCCGAGGATACAGGGGACCTTTGAGTGTGCCGAGGCATCCCTTGGAATCAACATGCTCGAGGCCCATATAAGGGCCTTCCATGGTGAACTCATTGAAAAACCCGTCCCCAGGATGTGTGCCGTTAAGAGGATACTCTATGCCCCTGGAAGGTGCATTTTCCCGGGTATCAATCTGCAGGGTGTCCATGACCTTCCGGTTCCAGGTGCGGTTATAGAGGCCGGCGAGCCCCTCGTAACCGTAATGTCAGAGCATAAAACCCCTGAGGGGGCCTTTAGACTTGCATCCAGAAGATGCTCCAAGGTCCTGGGATCCCTTAAAATAATATGAAAACCCTGAGGATGATCCATGACCTCGAATTTCTGTGGAGAGGATTGATATGAAACATCAACTGATAGTAAAATGGTTAAGGGGGGCACCATAATTCAGGGGTCCTCCTTAAGCCCTGATGCTATATTATGCCAAGGAGGAGGAGTATCAGTATTATGGTGCCTATGGTTATGAGTATCGTGCTCAGTATCATTCCCCCGCTCATTAAAAGGAACAGTTTCGCCCTTCTATCCGGGTCCTTAAGGTACTCCTTCAGCGGATCCTTGCTCATCTCTTTAACCTCCCTAAAGCTCCCTTACAAGGAATATGTACTGGGTGACCGTGGGGAACCTCGCCCTTAAAACCCTTATCTCCGGTCTGTAAATGTAGATCTCATCACCCTCATCATCCCTTCCAAGGACCTCCGAGACAACCCTCACCTCGGTGGCCCCTGCAATCCTAGCCCCTGATGTTTCAGAGTCAATTTCAATGTAAATCGGGAGCCTGAGGCGCTTTATCTCATCATCGGTCAGCATACCTGCAAGCTCCTCGAGTTCCGCAATTTTAAACCTGTGCCTGGTTCCATCGGCGCCTGTGACGTGTGGCCTGTCCTCATTGAGGAGTTCGCTGAGGGTCTTCCTCCTTGATGGAAGGTGTCTGTTGAGGTTGAATATCTCCTTCTTCAGGAGCCTGTCTGACCTGTCGCCTCTCATCGTATAGGCTATGTTTTATATTCTATAAAATTATATCTAAGATCATGGAGGGGAGGATATTGGATATTGATATTGAACAGTGCCGTGAGAATGATAAGATAAAGGAGATAATCAGTAAGAGCGGGCTTCCGGTTAAGTACATAAAACTGCTTCTCAGGCTATCGGACGGTATATACATCAATGCAGTTAACTACAATGTAAGGATCACCGATGATGGTGTTTCCATAATCCTCATATCATCCAAGCCAGAGAACATCACAGGAAGATTCACCACAGGGGCCCTTACAAACATATTCTACCGTGTGCGTGAACTTGAAAAGGAGCATGAGGAGATCGAGACTGAGTGTCATGTCAGGGATAACCTCCTGGAGATAAGGATAAAATTCCGGTAGTAAGGGGGTGGATGATGGATCCCGGCGAATACAGGAAGATACTTCATGAGATCTCAGAATTCGGTGATATTGACACATCCACGGTATCCTCAACAAGGAGAAGCATAGTGAAACTCAATGAGAAACGTGAGGAGCTCCTCAGGATAAAGAAGAGTATAAAGAGGGATATCAGGGGCGTTGAACGCCAGTACCTTGAGAGTATGGCCGAGGTGAGGGATGAGGTGAATTCCATGAGAGACTCATCCAAACTGAGGAGGCTTCTCTCAGGAAGCCCTGCCGCCGCACAGGCCAGGGCCATCCGTCAGATAAGGAATAACCGTGACGCCCTGATAGAATCATACAGGGAGCTCCTTGAATACACTGAGGACCTCATGGTAGAGCTCTATGAATCAATCAGGTCCTTCCTTGGCTAGGACATTTTCTTAAAGCAGAAAAATTAATTTTAAAAAAAATTAATGGGTTAACTCCACAGGGAGAATTATCAGGACCCCCAGGAGGTCGTTCCTTTTTATTTCACCATCCCTCACCGCAACGAAGGTGGCGTGGTCGGTCTTCCGGTCCATGCTTATTGGGAGTGGTGTCTCCTCACCTGCTGCTATGGGGTGACCGTAGGGGTTCGTGGCGTAGGCACACATGAAGACTATGTGGTTTGCTGGTATGCTGACCTCCCTGATCTTCACTGTTACGGCCTCGCCTGCCCTCACATCAACGTCCTCATCTGCGATGATGGCCCTGAGGTTACCGTAAACCTCACCCATCCTGAAGTCAACAAGTTCCCTCTTGTACTTCTCCTCTGCCTCACGGACCTGGCCTAACCTTGTAAGTATTCGAACCATCACTCCATCTCCATGGATTTTTTAATCATCTTCAGCCTGACGAAGTTCTCCCTCTCCATCTCCTCGAGTCTCATCTCAATGTACTTGACCGTGTTCTTGAGCCTCGGGATTATGATGTGCTCGAGGGCGTTAACCCTTCGCTTGGTTGACTCTATCTCCCCTGCAAGGAGCCTTATGGTCTTCTCAATTTCACCCAGTTCTATTATAAGGGCCAGTGACTCCTCGAATTTCCTGGCTGCCTCGTCAAGTTTTACTGAAGTGTCAACAAGGCCGTATCCGCGTTCAACCACGGTCCTCCTGGTTGCCCTGGCATCAACCACAGGGACCACGACACCCATTATGCTCCTTGAGTCTATGTCAACCTCCACGGATCCCTTGACCGCCATGGCAGCCCTCTCAACCGCCACGTCACCCATCATCACCTGGGCCTCTGTGAGGTCCTTGAAGGCCTCCCTGAGCTGTTCCTCGACCCTTTCACGGGAACCCTTAACCCTCTCAAGGATGTTGAAGAACTCCATGATAAGGGCGTTCCTCTTCTCCTTGAGGAGACTGTAACCCTTGACAGCGAGTTTCTCCCGCTGTTTGAGTTTCAGGAGCTCCATCCTTGTGGGGTTGATCCCCTCGATCATTTCCTGTGCCATCAGATACCTCTCCTATAAAAAATTTATGGGGCCTATTCGGCGCCCGGGAGGTATTTGGGTATGTGCTCCTCACGGACCCTCTTGAGCTCGGACCTTGGCAGCAGTGAGAGAAGCTCCCATCCAAGGTTGAGGGTTTCCTCTATGGAGCGGTCCTCATCACGTGCCTGGGTGATGAACCTCTTCTCAAATTCATCCGCGAACTTGAGGAACTTACGATCCCTTTCTGTAAGGGCCTCTTCACCCACAACA
The sequence above is drawn from the Methanothermobacter wolfeii genome and encodes:
- a CDS encoding ATP-grasp domain-containing protein — protein: MFSLLLIGVNTRPVAESAFRLGYQVISASYYCTADFRSYTRRRCMLKQEPGRSCGRFHEEFSTERLLEISSDLIDEADGIIPLTGAPELPWKKVMGNTRTDHVEDKYRFYRKIRGSYLTPETHLLRDPGEAAEMVSPDKRYIIKPVRGAGGFGVTDLQECGGEFLLQEYIEGVPVSASVLSTGQEAVTVLTSKQIIDRGVPGFEGQFIYAGNMTPGPLGEIESLAEDLILDFSLRGSNGVDFILRDGELYVIEVNPRIQGTFECAEASLGINMLEAHIRAFHGELIEKPVPRMCAVKRILYAPGRCIFPGINLQGVHDLPVPGAVIEAGEPLVTVMSEHKTPEGAFRLASRRCSKVLGSLKII
- a CDS encoding DUF61 family protein; amino-acid sequence: MRGDRSDRLLKKEIFNLNRHLPSRRKTLSELLNEDRPHVTGADGTRHRFKIAELEELAGMLTDDEIKRLRLPIYIEIDSETSGARIAGATEVRVVSEVLGRDDEGDEIYIYRPEIRVLRARFPTVTQYIFLVREL
- a CDS encoding DUF22 domain-containing protein; this encodes MVRILTRLGQVREAEEKYKRELVDFRMGEVYGNLRAIIADEDVDVRAGEAVTVKIREVSIPANHIVFMCAYATNPYGHPIAAGEETPLPISMDRKTDHATFVAVRDGEIKRNDLLGVLIILPVELTH
- a CDS encoding V-type ATP synthase subunit D, which codes for MAQEMIEGINPTRMELLKLKQREKLAVKGYSLLKEKRNALIMEFFNILERVKGSRERVEEQLREAFKDLTEAQVMMGDVAVERAAMAVKGSVEVDIDSRSIMGVVVPVVDARATRRTVVERGYGLVDTSVKLDEAARKFEESLALIIELGEIEKTIRLLAGEIESTKRRVNALEHIIIPRLKNTVKYIEMRLEEMERENFVRLKMIKKSMEME